One segment of Paenibacillus pabuli DNA contains the following:
- a CDS encoding glyoxalase superfamily protein — protein sequence MLQGIVPILRIFDEGKAKEFYVDYLGFVVDWEHRFEEGMPLYIQISLDSIVLHLSEHHGDCTPGAALRIETDDLSVLRVRLNQKEYKHSRPGIEDTPWGLREMTVTDPFGNRIIYYESLNKRQTEDLAGEG from the coding sequence ATGTTGCAAGGGATCGTGCCTATTTTGAGAATATTTGATGAGGGCAAGGCCAAGGAGTTTTATGTCGACTATCTGGGGTTTGTCGTGGATTGGGAACATCGATTTGAAGAGGGGATGCCCTTATATATACAGATATCGCTTGATTCCATTGTTCTTCACCTGTCTGAGCATCACGGCGATTGTACTCCGGGAGCTGCGCTGCGAATAGAGACAGATGATCTGAGTGTACTGCGCGTCAGACTTAATCAGAAAGAATATAAACATTCCAGGCCGGGTATTGAGGATACGCCTTGGGGATTAAGGGAGATGACCGTGACGGATCCGTTTGGCAACCGGATTATTTATTATGAGTCTCTCAACAAGAGACAGACTGAGGATTTAGCTGGAGAAGGGTAG
- a CDS encoding NAD(P)H-dependent oxidoreductase, with the protein MKSNILVINGHPDPESYCRALSDAYIQGARKSGSDVNLLDLSQMEFNPNLKYGYRKRTELEEDLVKAQELIRQADHLVFVYPLWWGTMPAVLKGFFDRVFLPGFAMRYRKGSPLWDKLLKGKSAQLIVTMDTPRWYYRLMYRQAGHRVMSSNILKFSGVSPVRVTEISPIKGSTEAFRLKWLGKIEEMGSKQGKR; encoded by the coding sequence ATGAAATCCAATATTTTGGTGATTAACGGCCATCCTGATCCCGAGAGTTATTGTAGAGCATTATCCGATGCTTATATCCAAGGCGCACGGAAATCCGGAAGTGACGTGAATTTGCTTGATTTGAGCCAAATGGAGTTTAATCCGAACCTTAAATACGGTTATCGTAAGCGGACGGAACTTGAGGAGGATCTGGTAAAAGCCCAGGAATTGATCCGTCAAGCCGATCATTTGGTGTTTGTTTATCCTTTGTGGTGGGGGACGATGCCAGCTGTTCTGAAAGGGTTTTTCGACCGTGTATTCCTGCCGGGGTTTGCCATGAGATACCGGAAAGGCTCGCCCCTGTGGGACAAATTATTAAAAGGGAAGTCCGCACAGCTCATCGTAACGATGGATACACCCCGCTGGTATTATCGTTTGATGTACAGGCAAGCCGGGCACCGAGTCATGAGTTCAAATATTTTGAAATTTTCCGGTGTATCTCCGGTCCGCGTTACGGAGATCAGTCCCATCAAGGGATCTACCGAAGCATTCCGGCTGAAATGGCTGGGGAAAATCGAGGAAATGGGGAGCAAACAGGGAAAGAGATGA
- a CDS encoding DUF4097 family beta strand repeat-containing protein translates to MSTKKWLALAVICIGIGLLGTSIYGVQFGDKREAYSKRWDFKSDELQDVIMKANFSADIEFIASPSSDGYIEVDGKWDPAVIKSFEQASLKDGTFKLSQTEREQLQFFTLYWNDRDSKITIALPEGHQLNEVKLDSSSSDWSLTGLNANLLELNNTSGSVRLEDISAPHVELDLTSGDIQASSIHGDMTVNQSSGSFTADQVAGNVNSEITSGDVKITQLDGAATIRFTSGSIRIEQSHSAPVDVSGQSGDIFIQAAPDFEGVYDARATSGDVNVPESPMISKEVIKARTTSGSIRITK, encoded by the coding sequence ATGAGTACAAAAAAATGGTTAGCTTTAGCGGTCATATGTATCGGCATAGGCTTGCTTGGAACATCCATCTATGGAGTTCAGTTCGGAGACAAGCGAGAAGCCTATTCCAAGCGATGGGATTTCAAAAGTGATGAGTTGCAAGATGTTATCATGAAAGCTAACTTTAGCGCAGATATTGAATTTATAGCCAGCCCGAGTTCGGATGGTTATATCGAGGTAGACGGGAAATGGGACCCAGCCGTAATCAAAAGCTTTGAACAGGCCTCTTTGAAGGATGGAACATTCAAACTATCGCAAACCGAACGGGAGCAATTGCAGTTTTTCACCCTGTATTGGAATGATCGGGATTCCAAAATCACCATTGCCCTGCCCGAAGGGCACCAACTCAACGAGGTTAAGCTCGATTCATCATCTAGTGACTGGTCTTTGACTGGTTTGAACGCGAATCTGCTTGAACTGAACAATACCTCAGGATCCGTTCGTTTGGAAGATATCTCAGCTCCGCATGTTGAACTGGATCTAACTTCAGGAGACATTCAGGCTTCATCCATTCATGGTGACATGACAGTAAATCAATCCTCTGGAAGCTTCACTGCAGATCAGGTAGCCGGCAATGTGAACAGCGAAATAACATCAGGAGATGTTAAAATCACACAGCTAGACGGAGCTGCCACTATCCGTTTCACTTCTGGCAGTATTCGTATTGAACAGTCGCATTCCGCCCCAGTGGATGTATCGGGACAATCGGGAGATATCTTCATTCAAGCCGCACCAGACTTTGAGGGAGTTTATGACGCTCGTGCCACTTCCGGAGATGTAAATGTACCGGAATCTCCGATGATCAGCAAGGAAGTTATCAAGGCCCGTACCACCTCAGGCAGCATCCGAATCACCAAGTAG
- a CDS encoding DODA-type extradiol aromatic ring-opening family dioxygenase codes for MMPSLFIAHGAPSLALEENVYTEFLQKLGQELPKPRAIVLFSAHWESTTQLVSSTAQYETIYDFGGFQPELYQIKYPAQGHAETTADVLRLFKEAGIPAEADSVRGLDHGAWVVLRLLYPDAHIPVIALSVNRYLTNEQQYQVGQALAALREQDILVIGSGGTVHNLRQLNWESNGVDPWALEFDQWLEDKLVQWDTEALFAYDKMAPSARAAVPTPEHFVPLLLAMGAGDRTKKASLLFKAYQYGNLSLSCWKFD; via the coding sequence ATGATGCCATCGCTTTTTATCGCACATGGTGCGCCTTCACTTGCACTGGAAGAGAATGTTTATACCGAATTCCTGCAAAAACTCGGACAGGAGCTGCCCAAACCGCGGGCCATCGTCTTATTCTCTGCACATTGGGAGTCCACGACTCAACTCGTATCTTCCACAGCCCAATATGAGACAATCTATGATTTTGGCGGCTTCCAGCCAGAACTGTATCAGATCAAATATCCGGCTCAAGGGCATGCTGAAACCACCGCAGATGTTCTTCGTCTGTTTAAGGAAGCGGGTATTCCCGCTGAGGCAGATTCTGTTCGCGGGCTGGATCACGGTGCCTGGGTTGTTCTTCGCCTGCTCTACCCGGATGCGCATATTCCGGTCATTGCACTGTCCGTTAATCGGTATCTGACGAATGAACAGCAGTACCAAGTCGGTCAAGCACTTGCTGCACTTCGCGAACAGGATATCCTTGTGATTGGCAGCGGCGGTACAGTACACAATTTGCGTCAGTTGAACTGGGAAAGTAACGGCGTGGATCCCTGGGCCTTGGAGTTCGACCAATGGCTGGAGGACAAGCTTGTCCAATGGGATACGGAAGCCCTCTTCGCTTATGACAAGATGGCACCATCCGCTCGTGCCGCAGTACCCACACCAGAACATTTTGTCCCCCTGCTGCTGGCCATGGGAGCTGGTGATCGGACCAAGAAGGCATCCCTGCTGTTCAAAGCCTATCAATACGGCAATCTAAGCTTGTCCTGCTGGAAGTTTGATTAA
- a CDS encoding AraC family transcriptional regulator: protein MNNHKIGVSISLLYPIMKTLVHKGFDAEEFFKYADFDSAILQHAEARIPVEELERILQQASAYSNDLYFGLNQGLLLDFADLGLPGYVMMHSQTIGDALAAYQRYNIILYSGFNLDWEIQGQDVVLRLFLQSPQQMSRHCVEDMTVSVLYLIRKLANRPLQLKEVRFSHEAPDNTGNLKPYVDMFGVAPQFGDNQNLLRLHKDILSQPVLYSDAKMLQVFEAMAEKSKDLLQPSHTFSGKVSRWLVDSLPASFPTLQHTAEHLGVSIRTLQSRLREEGTTYHEISVQVRKELALNYLREGQYSVGEIAYALHFSEQSAFQNAFKKWTGQTPGQYRAGLA, encoded by the coding sequence ATGAACAACCACAAAATCGGAGTATCTATTTCCTTGCTGTATCCCATCATGAAAACTCTTGTTCACAAAGGGTTTGATGCTGAAGAATTTTTCAAATATGCCGATTTCGATTCGGCCATCCTGCAGCATGCCGAGGCTCGAATTCCGGTCGAAGAACTGGAACGAATACTGCAGCAAGCTTCTGCATATTCAAATGATTTGTATTTTGGCCTTAATCAGGGTCTGCTGCTCGACTTCGCGGATCTGGGCCTTCCCGGTTACGTGATGATGCATTCCCAAACGATTGGTGATGCCCTCGCCGCATATCAGCGGTATAACATCATTCTGTACAGTGGATTCAATCTGGATTGGGAGATCCAGGGGCAGGATGTGGTCCTCCGCCTGTTTTTGCAGTCGCCGCAGCAGATGTCCCGTCATTGTGTCGAAGACATGACCGTATCCGTCCTGTATCTGATCCGCAAACTGGCGAATCGTCCGTTGCAGTTAAAAGAGGTTCGTTTTAGCCATGAAGCTCCGGATAATACAGGAAACCTCAAGCCATACGTTGACATGTTCGGAGTAGCTCCCCAATTCGGGGATAACCAAAATCTGCTGCGTCTGCACAAAGACATTCTCAGTCAGCCCGTTCTCTATTCGGATGCCAAGATGCTGCAGGTGTTTGAAGCGATGGCCGAGAAAAGCAAGGATCTGCTGCAACCTTCTCATACGTTCTCTGGCAAAGTCAGCCGCTGGCTGGTCGATAGCCTTCCTGCCTCCTTTCCCACATTACAACACACCGCAGAGCATCTGGGCGTGAGCATTCGCACACTTCAAAGCCGGTTGCGTGAAGAAGGTACGACGTACCATGAAATCTCCGTTCAGGTACGCAAGGAGCTTGCGTTGAATTATTTGCGGGAAGGACAGTATTCTGTCGGTGAAATTGCCTATGCCCTTCATTTTTCCGAGCAAAGTGCATTTCAGAATGCTTTCAAAAAGTGGACCGGACAGACGCCAGGGCAATACCGGGCGGGGCTGGCCTGA
- a CDS encoding alpha/beta hydrolase — protein MNKSFTYEVRVPSDYNTDQQYPVIFALHGMGSDEQDMLRLMEPLQSDFIIVAVRGPIVQGNGYAYFQIKSIGNPVRELFDNSVQGLQQLIKDLSAEYAIDPARRYIIGFSQGAIMAMTLSLVMGDSIKGIVAMSGYIPQFVKDEYPIEPGTALSVFISHGDQDHIFPLQLGEGNADYFREHISNVTYVPYPGGHHVTAQLYDQFQFWLRSDAELAAGHLKGLNA, from the coding sequence ATGAATAAATCATTTACTTATGAAGTTCGAGTGCCTTCGGATTACAATACGGATCAGCAATATCCCGTTATCTTCGCCCTCCATGGCATGGGTTCGGATGAACAGGACATGCTTCGTTTAATGGAGCCCCTGCAATCCGATTTTATTATCGTGGCTGTTCGTGGACCTATTGTTCAGGGTAACGGTTATGCCTATTTTCAAATTAAAAGCATTGGCAACCCTGTTCGTGAGCTGTTTGACAACTCCGTACAGGGTTTGCAGCAGCTGATTAAGGACCTGTCCGCTGAATATGCCATTGACCCGGCTCGACGTTACATCATCGGTTTCAGCCAAGGTGCCATTATGGCAATGACGCTCTCCCTGGTCATGGGCGATTCCATCAAAGGAATCGTAGCCATGAGCGGATATATTCCGCAATTTGTAAAAGACGAATATCCAATAGAGCCCGGAACAGCGTTATCCGTATTCATCTCCCATGGAGACCAGGATCACATTTTCCCGCTGCAACTGGGTGAAGGCAATGCCGATTATTTCCGTGAACACATTAGCAATGTAACTTACGTTCCTTATCCTGGCGGACATCACGTCACAGCCCAGCTCTACGATCAATTCCAATTCTGGCTTCGCAGCGATGCTGAACTCGCTGCCGGCCATTTGAAAGGACTGAATGCATAA
- a CDS encoding ABC transporter permease — MGRNGKLSNIYLAVVFAILYAPIAYLIFYSFNSGGHMRNFEGFTLEWYREVFADTRLLIIVLNTFIIALLSSAISTILGVAGALAIYHVRRKRTKNTLLSLNNVLIVSPDVIIGASFLILFTMIGIKLGFTSVLLSHIAFSVPIVVIMVLPKLQEMSPTLMDAARDLGAGSWQILTRVVLPYVKPGIFAGFFMALTYSLDDFAVTFFVTGNGYSTLSVEIYSRARQGVSLSINALSTLLFLLTVLLVIGYYFINRRASRTPAGRGLRP; from the coding sequence ATGGGAAGAAACGGAAAGCTGTCTAACATCTATCTGGCTGTCGTCTTTGCGATCCTGTACGCACCCATTGCGTACCTGATTTTCTATTCCTTCAACAGCGGCGGTCACATGCGTAATTTCGAAGGATTCACACTGGAATGGTACAGGGAAGTATTTGCCGACACCCGGCTGCTGATCATTGTACTTAATACATTTATTATCGCGCTGCTGTCTTCGGCCATTTCGACGATCCTTGGCGTGGCAGGAGCGCTCGCGATCTATCATGTGCGGCGTAAACGGACCAAGAATACGTTGTTATCTCTCAATAACGTCCTGATCGTAAGCCCGGATGTCATCATTGGTGCATCCTTCCTGATTTTGTTCACCATGATTGGGATCAAACTGGGCTTCACTTCGGTTCTGCTGTCCCATATCGCGTTCAGCGTGCCGATTGTCGTTATCATGGTACTGCCGAAATTGCAGGAAATGAGCCCAACATTGATGGATGCGGCACGGGATCTGGGAGCAGGCTCATGGCAGATCCTGACACGTGTGGTGCTGCCATACGTCAAACCGGGTATTTTTGCCGGCTTCTTCATGGCACTGACGTACTCCCTGGATGATTTCGCGGTTACCTTCTTTGTTACGGGGAATGGGTACTCCACGCTCTCGGTAGAGATCTATTCCCGGGCGAGACAGGGTGTGTCGTTGTCCATTAATGCACTGTCAACGCTGCTCTTCCTGCTGACGGTGCTGCTGGTTATTGGATATTACTTCATTAACCGCCGCGCCTCGCGGACACCTGCCGGAAGGGGGCTGCGTCCATGA
- a CDS encoding helix-turn-helix domain-containing protein: MDIGLAIRTIRKQKQITIMQMCEGTGLSKGFISNVENNKTSPSIATLESIADYLEVPLPYLLLTPEQRMNVVRKDEREETTAGGGSIKVQHLTAKGAMRMSIVELPPGVSTGVSKHAGEESHLVLQGRIRAEQSEDVEVLEVGDSFSWNAIVPHKVTNIGDETAVVLIAVSKELDLDRLWNN, translated from the coding sequence ATGGATATCGGTTTGGCTATTCGTACGATCCGGAAGCAGAAACAGATTACGATCATGCAAATGTGCGAGGGAACGGGATTATCGAAAGGCTTTATAAGCAATGTGGAAAATAATAAAACATCCCCTTCCATCGCTACACTTGAAAGTATAGCGGATTATCTGGAGGTTCCCCTGCCTTACCTGCTGCTTACACCAGAGCAGCGTATGAATGTGGTACGCAAGGATGAGCGTGAGGAAACGACTGCGGGGGGCGGGTCGATCAAGGTACAGCATCTGACGGCAAAAGGGGCAATGCGCATGTCCATTGTAGAGCTGCCGCCGGGTGTCTCCACAGGAGTCAGCAAGCATGCAGGTGAAGAGAGTCACCTTGTCCTCCAGGGTAGGATTCGCGCAGAGCAGTCCGAGGATGTAGAGGTGCTGGAGGTTGGAGATTCGTTTAGCTGGAATGCCATTGTTCCCCATAAGGTAACGAATATAGGAGATGAGACAGCGGTTGTGTTAATTGCGGTGTCCAAAGAGCTGGATCTGGACCGCTTGTGGAACAATTAA
- a CDS encoding ABC transporter substrate-binding protein has protein sequence MKQLVRTFAIVFVAAFALMILASYLNKSQGYSGGNTLTIYNWGDYIDPDLLTEFEEETGIKVIYQTFDSNEAMLTKIEQGGTTFDVAIPSEYAISKMKEENLLVPLDHSKLTNLHNIDPDFLNLSFDEGNQYSIPYFWGTVGIVYNPELVDGLTFESWNDLWDPRLKNQILLLDGAREVIGMGLNSLHYSLNDTNEDHLQEALAKLSTLTPNVRAIVGDEIKMLLANEEAAVGLVWSGDASEIMDENDKLDYVVPEEGSNLWFDNMVIPKTASNIEGAHQFINFMLDPDHAARNAEYVGYSTPNAEALKLLPEDISSDERFYPDDSLTSKLEVYDNLGKKMLSHYNDLFLEFKMHSK, from the coding sequence ATGAAGCAACTGGTACGGACGTTTGCAATTGTATTTGTGGCAGCCTTTGCCCTGATGATTCTGGCTTCCTATCTCAACAAGAGTCAGGGATACTCGGGCGGAAACACGCTGACCATCTACAACTGGGGCGATTACATCGACCCGGATCTGCTGACGGAGTTTGAGGAGGAGACTGGCATTAAGGTCATCTACCAGACGTTTGACTCCAATGAAGCGATGCTCACCAAGATTGAGCAGGGAGGAACAACCTTTGACGTAGCGATTCCTTCCGAATATGCGATTAGCAAAATGAAAGAAGAGAACCTGCTCGTTCCACTCGATCACAGCAAATTAACCAATTTGCACAATATTGATCCTGATTTTCTGAACTTGTCCTTTGACGAAGGCAATCAGTACTCCATTCCGTACTTCTGGGGAACGGTGGGGATTGTCTACAATCCTGAGCTGGTTGACGGATTGACGTTTGAGAGCTGGAATGACCTATGGGACCCGCGTCTGAAAAATCAGATCCTGCTGCTGGATGGTGCCCGTGAAGTCATTGGGATGGGACTGAACAGTCTGCATTATTCCCTGAATGACACCAATGAAGACCATCTGCAGGAGGCGCTGGCGAAACTGTCTACCCTGACGCCGAACGTCAGAGCCATCGTCGGTGATGAGATCAAAATGCTGCTGGCCAACGAGGAAGCGGCAGTTGGACTCGTATGGTCCGGAGATGCTTCGGAGATTATGGATGAGAACGATAAACTGGATTACGTGGTGCCTGAGGAAGGATCGAACCTCTGGTTCGATAACATGGTCATTCCGAAGACGGCAAGCAACATTGAAGGAGCGCATCAGTTTATCAACTTTATGCTGGACCCTGATCATGCCGCACGTAATGCCGAATATGTCGGATACTCCACACCGAACGCCGAGGCGCTTAAACTGCTGCCAGAGGATATTTCCAGTGATGAGCGTTTCTATCCGGATGATTCACTGACAAGTAAGCTGGAAGTGTACGATAATCTGGGTAAAAAAATGCTTTCGCATTATAATGACTTGTTCCTTGAGTTTAAAATGCACAGCAAATAA
- a CDS encoding ABC transporter ATP-binding protein codes for MSDQQPIIRFDRVTQQYDQDEAVLKEVSFEIERGKFYTLLGPSGCGKTTILRLIAGFAEPTQGSIYFNGALINRVPAHQRQVNTVFQDYALFPHLNVFENVAFGLRIKKMKTAEIRSKVLEALKFVNLSGYENREIGEMSGGQRQRVAIARAIVNEPEILLLDEPLSALDLKLRTEMQYELRELQQRLGITFIFVTHDQEEALAMSDEIFVLNGGVIQQSGTPNDIYDEPINRFVADFIGESNIVSGKMKQDFVVEFAGAQYECVDQGLQPNEPVEIVIRPEDLEITTVDQGKLKVNVDSQLFRGVHYEISSYDDAGNEWLVHSTKKAVVGERIGLYFDPEAIHVMRFNETEEEFDKRLEAYQEAVHAE; via the coding sequence ATGTCAGATCAACAACCAATTATCCGGTTCGACCGGGTGACCCAGCAATACGATCAGGATGAAGCCGTATTGAAGGAAGTCAGCTTCGAGATTGAGCGGGGTAAATTTTATACGCTGCTTGGCCCTTCGGGCTGCGGCAAAACGACGATATTGCGGCTGATCGCCGGCTTTGCGGAGCCGACACAGGGCAGTATTTATTTTAACGGAGCACTGATCAACCGTGTTCCTGCCCACCAGCGCCAGGTCAATACCGTATTTCAGGATTACGCGTTATTTCCGCATTTGAATGTATTCGAGAACGTGGCTTTCGGCTTGCGGATCAAAAAGATGAAAACGGCTGAAATACGCAGCAAAGTATTGGAAGCCCTCAAATTCGTCAACCTGTCCGGGTATGAAAACCGCGAGATTGGCGAAATGTCCGGTGGACAGCGCCAGCGGGTCGCCATCGCACGTGCGATTGTCAATGAACCTGAGATCCTGCTGCTGGACGAGCCATTGTCTGCACTCGATCTGAAGCTCCGAACCGAAATGCAGTATGAGCTGCGTGAGCTGCAGCAGCGTCTGGGCATTACGTTTATTTTCGTCACGCACGATCAGGAGGAAGCGCTGGCGATGTCGGATGAAATTTTCGTCCTGAACGGTGGTGTGATTCAGCAGAGCGGTACGCCGAATGACATCTATGATGAACCGATTAACCGGTTTGTGGCGGACTTTATTGGGGAATCAAACATCGTATCGGGCAAGATGAAACAGGATTTCGTGGTGGAATTCGCTGGCGCACAATATGAATGTGTCGACCAGGGATTGCAGCCGAACGAGCCGGTGGAGATTGTAATTCGGCCGGAGGATCTAGAGATTACGACCGTGGATCAAGGCAAGCTGAAGGTCAATGTCGACTCCCAGCTGTTCCGTGGGGTGCATTACGAGATTTCCAGTTATGACGATGCAGGCAACGAATGGCTGGTACATTCCACGAAGAAAGCAGTTGTGGGCGAACGTATTGGGCTGTATTTTGATCCGGAAGCCATTCACGTCATGCGCTTCAATGAGACCGAGGAAGAATTCGACAAACGACTTGAAGCCTATCAAGAGGCCGTCCATGCAGAGTAA
- a CDS encoding 3-ketoacyl-ACP reductase, which yields MELKNKTAVITGAGKGIGRAIAGALAKEGVHLGLIARTASDLEALQQSLSQEYGIKVTSAVADISDRTQAEAAVAAIEMELGAVDILINNAGIASFGTLIDMEPEEWERILHVNVMGTYYVTRAVLPSMIKESSGSIINIASTAGERGFATGSAYCASKFALLGMTESLMQEVRKSNIRVTALTPSTVNTELATNAGLKIGDEDRMMQAEDVAELALATLKLSDRVFVKAAGIWTTNPQ from the coding sequence ATGGAACTTAAAAATAAAACGGCTGTCATTACAGGCGCCGGTAAAGGTATTGGCCGCGCCATTGCAGGAGCACTTGCCAAGGAAGGTGTACATCTCGGCTTGATCGCACGTACCGCCTCCGACCTGGAGGCCCTTCAGCAATCGTTGAGCCAGGAATATGGCATTAAAGTCACAAGTGCTGTGGCTGACATCTCTGATCGTACACAGGCTGAAGCAGCGGTTGCTGCCATTGAGATGGAACTTGGTGCGGTCGACATCCTCATCAATAATGCAGGTATTGCCAGCTTCGGCACCTTAATCGACATGGAGCCGGAAGAGTGGGAGCGCATCCTGCACGTTAACGTTATGGGTACATACTATGTAACACGTGCCGTGCTGCCAAGTATGATTAAGGAAAGCAGCGGCAGTATCATCAACATCGCGTCTACAGCAGGCGAGCGTGGATTCGCCACAGGTTCGGCATACTGCGCATCCAAATTCGCCCTGCTTGGGATGACCGAGTCCCTGATGCAGGAAGTACGCAAATCCAACATTCGTGTAACGGCATTAACCCCAAGTACGGTCAATACAGAGCTCGCTACCAATGCTGGATTGAAAATCGGAGACGAAGATCGCATGATGCAAGCGGAGGATGTAGCCGAGCTTGCTCTGGCAACGCTCAAGCTCTCCGATCGTGTGTTTGTCAAGGCTGCTGGAATCTGGACAACCAATCCGCAGTAA
- a CDS encoding ABC transporter permease, with amino-acid sequence MQSKASTRNAYLIPYVLWMVLFVVAPVLLVVYYSFFDVEGNFTFSNYARFFTPVYMQMTLSSFWYALLITVFALLVSYPTAYLLTRTKHKQLWLLLIILPSWINLLLKAYAFIGLFGTYGLTNSLLEVIGIGSQQILFTDFSFIFVSVYIFIPFMILPIFNALEEMNPSLIYAARDLGASPWLTFRRVIFPLTLTGVKSGCQAVFIPALSLFMITRLIAGNRVITLGTAIEQHFLVTQDWGMGSTIAVFLIIAMAIIMFLTGSGKKEVRNGKKRKAV; translated from the coding sequence ATGCAGAGTAAGGCGAGTACACGCAATGCGTATCTGATTCCATATGTATTATGGATGGTGCTGTTCGTTGTCGCTCCGGTACTGCTGGTTGTCTATTATTCGTTCTTTGATGTGGAGGGCAACTTCACGTTTAGCAACTATGCCCGGTTTTTCACGCCCGTATATATGCAGATGACACTGAGTTCATTCTGGTATGCGCTGTTGATTACGGTGTTTGCCCTGTTAGTTTCGTATCCGACAGCATATTTGCTGACCCGGACGAAGCACAAGCAGCTGTGGCTGCTGCTTATCATTTTGCCAAGCTGGATCAATCTGTTGTTAAAAGCGTATGCCTTCATCGGCCTGTTCGGAACATACGGCCTGACCAATTCCTTGCTTGAAGTGATTGGCATTGGATCACAGCAGATCTTGTTCACCGATTTCAGCTTTATCTTCGTATCCGTGTATATCTTCATCCCGTTCATGATTTTGCCGATCTTCAACGCGCTGGAAGAGATGAATCCTTCGTTGATCTATGCGGCTCGGGATCTCGGGGCTTCGCCCTGGCTGACGTTTCGCCGGGTCATTTTTCCGCTGACGCTCACTGGGGTTAAATCGGGATGTCAGGCTGTATTTATCCCCGCGTTGTCCCTGTTCATGATTACCCGCCTTATTGCGGGAAACCGGGTTATTACGCTGGGTACAGCCATTGAACAGCATTTCCTCGTCACCCAGGACTGGGGGATGGGGTCGACGATTGCCGTCTTTTTGATTATTGCGATGGCGATCATTATGTTTCTGACCGGATCAGGGAAGAAGGAGGTGCGTAATGGGAAGAAACGGAAAGCTGTCTAA
- a CDS encoding cation diffusion facilitator family transporter, with protein sequence MADQAKSESFMSLVKKGNTSSAVAMAGNAVLALCKGGAFLFSGSGAMFASAMHSLADAINQGFVFVGSVLSEKKPTRRFPTGFGRVINIFCMIAVIVVTIMAYETIHEGIHLLQHPVGHSGGLWINIGVLILNIVIDGAILIKAMKEILVEARAPKASGFSLVPAAIKNVGRAAPPTRLVFYEDVVAVLGATLALISVVVIALTNFALLDGIVTTVIGCLMIAVAFRVGYDNMIGLIGVAAPQDIEDKVSQTILADSHVADIQMMRIIQEGRYYHVEGLIELTKGLSLADADDIKFRIQEKLMTNPDIADAAISIIEDDGVKSWGKKHSDVVK encoded by the coding sequence GTGGCTGATCAAGCAAAGTCTGAGAGCTTTATGTCTCTAGTCAAAAAGGGAAACACATCCTCGGCCGTAGCTATGGCGGGTAATGCCGTACTTGCATTGTGCAAAGGAGGAGCCTTTCTATTCAGTGGCAGTGGGGCCATGTTTGCCTCAGCCATGCACTCGCTCGCCGATGCCATCAATCAGGGATTCGTCTTTGTCGGAAGTGTGTTATCCGAGAAAAAACCGACACGCCGCTTCCCGACCGGATTTGGACGGGTCATCAACATCTTCTGTATGATTGCCGTCATCGTGGTTACGATTATGGCCTACGAAACCATCCATGAAGGAATTCACCTGCTGCAGCATCCTGTCGGTCATTCAGGCGGCCTCTGGATCAACATTGGCGTGCTCATCTTGAATATTGTGATTGATGGCGCCATTCTGATCAAAGCGATGAAGGAGATCCTGGTGGAAGCGCGTGCGCCCAAGGCATCTGGTTTCTCCCTTGTTCCTGCAGCAATCAAAAACGTGGGTCGTGCTGCACCGCCGACTCGTCTGGTGTTCTACGAAGATGTGGTAGCTGTACTCGGGGCAACGCTCGCCTTGATCTCTGTCGTTGTCATTGCGTTGACCAACTTCGCATTACTGGATGGCATTGTGACCACTGTGATCGGCTGTCTGATGATAGCCGTAGCCTTCCGGGTCGGATATGACAATATGATTGGACTCATCGGTGTTGCTGCACCACAGGATATCGAGGACAAAGTGTCCCAGACCATCCTGGCTGACTCCCATGTGGCCGATATCCAGATGATGCGCATTATCCAGGAAGGTCGTTATTACCATGTTGAAGGACTGATTGAATTGACCAAAGGCCTGTCTCTGGCCGATGCCGACGATATCAAGTTCCGTATTCAGGAGAAATTGATGACCAATCCGGACATCGCCGATGCAGCTATTTCCATTATCGAAGATGATGGTGTAAAAAGCTGGGGCAAGAAACATTCGGATGTCGTAAAATAA